In a genomic window of Wyeomyia smithii strain HCP4-BCI-WySm-NY-G18 chromosome 1, ASM2978416v1, whole genome shotgun sequence:
- the LOC129717585 gene encoding phosphoglycerate mutase 2 produces MAAKYRIVMVRHGESEWNQKNLFCGWFDANLSDKGKEEALAAGKAVKEAGLKFDIAHTSLLTRAQVTLDSILTESGQTAIPIQKTWRLNERHYGGLTGLNKSETAAKYGEEQVLIWRRSYDVPPPNMEPDHAYYNAIVKDDRYKGDPKPDEFPMAESLKLTIARTLPYWNDVIIPQLKEGKKIIIAAHGNSLRGIVKHLDNMTDEAIMGLNLPTGIPFVYELDENLKPVVSMKFLGDEETVRKAIESVANQGKAK; encoded by the exons ATGGCTGCAAAGTATCGTATTGTCATGGTCCGCCACGGTGAATCGGAATGGAATCAGAAGAATCTGTTCTGTGGATGGTTTGATGCCAATCTCAGTGACAAGG GTAAGGAGGAAGCTCTAGCAGCCGGAAAAGCTGTTAAAGAAGCGGGACTAAAATTTGACATTGCGCATACTTCTTTGCTGACCCGTGCTCAGGTCACCTTGGACTCAATTTTGACCGAATCTGGACAAACAGCAATTCCAATTCAAAAAACTTGGCGGCTTAATGAACGACACTACGGAGGACTAACTGGACTGAATAAATCTGAAACAGCTGCCAAATACGGTGAGGAGCAAGTCTTAATTTGGCGCCGGAGTTACGACGTGCCACCCCCGAATATGGAGCCCGACCATGCTTACTACAACGCTATTGTGAAAGATGACCGTTACAAAGGTGATCCGAAACCAGATGAGTTTCCTATGGCCGAATCTCTGAAGCTTACTATTGCTCGTACGCTACCCTACTGGAACGATGTCATTATTCCGCAGCTGAAGGAAGGCAAGAAAATTATTATTGCTGCTCACGGCAACAGTCTGCGTGGTATTGTCAAGCATTTAGACAATATGACCGATGAGGCCATCATGGGTCTAAACCTACCGACCGGAATTCCGTTTGTGTATGAGCTGGACGAAAATTTAAAACCTGTAGTTTCGATGAAATTTCTAGGCGATGAGGAAACTGTCCGTAAGGCCATCGAATCAGTCGCGAACCAGGGTAAggctaaataa
- the LOC129717652 gene encoding structural maintenance of chromosomes protein 1A produces MMTSAFLQFIEVENFKSYRGKVTIGPLKKFSAVIGPNGSGKSNFMDAISFVMGEKTNSLRVRKLNELIHGASIGRPIANRASVMAKFVITNREGEQTQKSFQRSVIGSSSEYRINGSVVATNSYLQELEQIGINVKAKNFLVFQGAVESIAMKNAKERTALFEEISGSGLLKEEYNKLKHEMQMAEEETQFTYQKKKGIAAERKEAKLEKQEADRYARLKQEYGEKQIQYQLYRLYHNEKEMKRLNEDLESKQQELGIVEKKKEEADEVLKEKKKEAGKIARELAKFEQDIREVESEMSKKHPMFIKAKEKVAHTKKKLDGAMKTLEQARKADEAHQADIRKLEDELHTVENKLKIFEDEIAGESKKRGSNVHLEQNLVQEYDRLKQKADATSGKYLIKLDSVNREQKSDQDLLDNEANKKAQIEENYKKYESEKNEAIKRQEKLIDHIKSSKLALEEQIRLKQELSQDVGSSKERILELQAELDNVREQLGDAKIDKHEDARRKKKQEVVELFKQEVPGVYDRMINMCQPTHKRYNVAVTKVLGKYMEAIIVDTEKTARRCIQILKEKMLDVETFLPLDYLQKKPLKERLRNIEEPRNVKLIYDVLKFNPPQIEPAVLFATNNALVCESPDDAMKVAYEIDRSRYDALALDGTFYQKSGIISGGSHDLARKAKRWDEKHMAQLKAQKEKITEELKEVMKKTRRQGELTTVESQIRGLENRLKYSQNDLDASKKNIKDYDKKLEQLQKELDQIGPKISEIERRMQQRDQKIQEIKENMNNVEDDVYAEFCTRLGVANIRQFEERELVLQQDRAKKRAEYEQQIDRINNNLEFERSKDTSKNVQRWERAVQDDEDSLETFKQAEARQRQEIEKDKERIEKLKTEKISKKSAVDQMEEETSKARRDVQQQAKELANVNQQISGIEAKIETMKNKRHNLLMQSKMDAIEIPMARGNMDDIVQQNADSASETTPLSTIHERESKIQIDYSSLPKNLTNPSEPDQVKKVGDSLARELQSKLDTLEKIQTPNLKAMQKLDRVTEKIQSTNEEFEAARKKAKKAKAAFEKIKNERCTLFTNCCNHISDAIDGIYKQLARNEAAQAYLGPDNPEEPYLDGINYNCVAPGKRFQPMSNLSGGEKTIAALALLFAIHSFQPAPFFVLDEIDAALDNTNIGKVASYIREKCTNLQTIVISLKEEFYSHADILIGICPEPAECLVSQTLIYDLEQFQAIP; encoded by the exons ATGATGACCTCAGCTTTTCTTCAGTTCATAGAGGTAGAGAACTTCAAGTCGTATCGTGGCAAAGTCACGATAGGACCTCTGAAAAAGTTCTCTGCCGTAATCGGACCTAATGGATCTG GAAAATCCAACTTTATGGATGCTATCAGTTTCGTTATGGGGGAGAAAACCAACAGTTTGCGAGTACGAAAATTAAACGAATTGATCCATGGAGCATCGATTGGCCGTCCCATTGCAAACCGGGCCTCGGTTATGGCGAAGTTTGTTATCACGAACCGGGAGGGTGAACAAACCCAGAAAAGTTTCCAGCGATCAGTTATTGGTTCATCTTCAGAATATCGGATTAACGGAAGT GTGGTTGCTACCAACTCTTACCTTCAGGAGCTGGAACAAATTGGTATTAATGTGAAAGCGAAAAACTTTCTGGTATTTCAAGGTGCTGTCGAAAGTATTGCAATGAAAAATGCTAAAGAACGCACGGCATTATTTGAAGAAATCAGTGGTTCTGGATTGTTGAAAGAAGAGTATAACAAGTTGAAACACGAGATGCAGATGGCTGAAGAAGAAACACAATTTACCTATCAAAAGAAGAAAGGTATCGCGGCGGAGAGAAAAGAAGCTAAGCTGGAAAAACAGGAAGCCGATCGATACGCACGACTGAAGCAAGAATATGGTGAAAAACAGATTCAATATCAATTATACAGGTTATATCATAATGAAAAAGAAATGAAACGTCTAAATGAAGATTTAGAGAGCAAGCAGCAAGAGTTGGGTATAGTCGAAAAGAAAAAGGAAGAAGCCGATGAAGTGTTgaaggaaaaaaagaaagaagctGGCAAAATAGCTCGAGAACTAGCTAAATTCGAACAGGATATACGAGAGGTAGAGAGTGAAATGAGCAAAAAACATCCTATGTTTATAAAAGCCAAAGAAAAGGTGGCTCATACTAAAAAGAAGCTTGATGGAGCGATGAAAACACTGGAACAAGCTCGAAAAGCGGACGAAGCACATCAAGCAGATATCCGTAAACTGGAAGACGAATTGCATACTGTTGAGAACAAACTAAAAATTTTCGAAGATGAAATTGCTGGAGAATCCAAGAAACGTGGGAGTAACGTTCATTTGGAACAGAATCTCGTTCAAGAATATGATCGCCTGAAACAGAAAGCAGATGCTACATCCGGTAAATATCTTATTAAACTGGATTCCGTAAACAGAGAACAAAAATCAGACCAGGATTTACTGGACAATGAAGCAAACAAAAAGGCTCAAATTGAGGAAAACTACAAGAAATACGAGTCGGAGAAAAACGAGGCAATCAAGCGTCAAGAGAAGCTTATTGATCACATCAAATCGAGTAAGCTTGCATTGGAAGAGCAAATCCGTCTGAAACAGGAACTCAGTCAGGATGTAGGTTCATCTAAAGAACGAATTCTTGAACTGCAAGCAGAGCTAGACAATGTACGAGAACAATTGGGAGATGCGAAAATTGACAAACACGAAGATGCACGACGTAAGAAAAAGCAAGAAGTTGTCGAGCTGTTCAAGCAGGAAGTTCCTGGCGTTTATGATCGTATGATTAATATGTGTCAGCCTACGCACAAACGGTACAATGTAGCCGTCACGAAGGTACTTGGAAAATACATGGAAGCTATTATAGTTGATACAGAAAAAACAGCACGACGGTGTATTCAAATTCTCAAGGAGAAGATGCTGGATGTGGAGACGTTTCTTCCTCTGGACTATTTGCAAAAGAAGCCGCTTAAGGAACGTTTAAG gaacATCGAAGAACCGCGTAATGTAAAACTTATTTACGATGTTTTGAAATTCAACCCACCGCAGATCGAACCTGCAGTTTTGTTTGCAACCAATAATGCTCTGGTCTGCGAATCGCCAGACGACGCTATGAAAGTGGCATATGAAATTGATCGCAGTCGATACGATGCTCTTGCTCTGGATGGTACTTTCTATCAAAAGTCAGGAATAATTTCTGGTGGAAGTCACGATCTTGCCCGAAAAGCAAAGCGATGGGACGAAAAACATATGGCACAATTAAAAGCGCAAAAGGAGAAAATAACCGAAGAGTTGAAGGAAGTCATGAAGAAAACACGCCGTCAAGGGGAACTGACAACTGTTGAGAGTCAAATTCGTGGACTAGAAAATCGTCTCAAATACAGCCAAAATGATTTAGATGCCTCGAAGAAAAATATTAAAGACTATGACAAAAAGCTTGAGCAGCTACAGAAGGAACTGGACCAAATAGGACCAAAAATCAGCGAAATCGAACGTCGCATGCAGCAACGCGACCAGAAAATTCAAGAAATCAAAGAGAATATGAACAATGTTGAAGATGACGTGTATGCCGAGTTTTGTACCCGTCTCGGCGTTGCTAACATTCGCCAATTCGAAGAGCGAGAGTTAGTGCTGCAACAAGACAGAGCTAAAAAACGAGCAGAATACGAACAGCAAATTGATCGAATAAACAACAATCTTGAGTTCGAGAGATCTAAGGATACATCAA aaaacgtTCAACGCTGGGAACGCGCGGTACAAGATGATGAGGATTCACTTGAAACGTTCAAGCAAGCTGAAGCTCGTCAGCGTCAAGAAATTGAAAAGGACAAGGAGCGTATCGAAAAGCTCaaaaccgaaaaaatttcgaaaaagtcCGCCGTAGATCAGATGGAGGAAGAAACTTCTAAAGCGCGACGGGACGTTCAGCAGCAAGCTAAAGAATTGGCTAATGTTAACCAGCAGATTTCTGGCATTGAAGCTAAAATTGAGACAATGAAAAACAAGCGTCACAATTTGCTAATGCAAAGTAAAATGGATGCTATTGAAATACCGATGGCACGTGGCAACATGGATGATATCGTGCAACAGAATGCGGACAGCGCGTCGGAAACAACACCACTTAGCACTATTCATGAACGCGAAAGCAAAATTCAAATCGATTACAGTTCTTTGCCGAAAAATCTCACAAACCCTTCGGAGCCCGATCAGGTGAAGAAAGTAGGTGATAGCCTTGCCCGAGAACTTCAGTCCAAACTGGATACGCTAGAAAAAATCCAAACGCCAAACCTGAAGGCTATGCAGAAATTAGATCGCGTCACGGAAAAAATTCAAAGCACCAATGAGGAATTTGAAGCGGCTCGTAAAAAGGCTAAAAAAGCTAAGGCGGCTTTCGAGAAGATTAAAAATGAACGCTGCACATTGTTTACTAACTGCTGCAATCATATTTCCGACGCCATTGACGGTATTTATAAACAATTAGCTCGAAATGAAGCCGCACAGGCTTATCTCGGTCCAGACAACCCAGAAGAGCCCTATTTGGATGGAATAAACTACAATTGTGTTGCACCCGGAAAACGATTCCAACCGATGAGCAATCTTAGCGGAGGTGAGAAAACCATCGCAGCGTTGGCTTTGCTGTTTGCTATACACAGTTTCCAGCCAGCCCCATTCTTCGTTCTGGATGAAATCGATGCAGCATTGGACAACACCAACATCGGAAAAGTGGCATCATATATTCGTGAAAAATGCACCAATTTGCAGACTATTGTAATCTCACTTAAAGAAGAGTTTTATAGTCATGCCGACATCCTAATAGGCATCTGCCCGGAACCGGCGGAATGTCTTGTTTCGCAGACACTAATTTACGACTTGGAACAGTTCCAAGCGATTCCATAA